The Planococcus donghaensis genome contains a region encoding:
- a CDS encoding SDR family NAD(P)-dependent oxidoreductase yields MSKTAIITGGASGLGQTTAFYLAEEGVNVSVVDISEDSGNETVEKLKEKGVDAIFIKADVSKVEDVKNYVDKTLEHFGSIDYFFNNAGISGSGKKFLETDIQEIDQIVGINLLGALYGLRYVGEAMLKNGGGSIVNTASSAGVIGQASVVTYGATKHGIVGMTKSLVAEYAKDGLRVNAIAPGPIQTPMVKKFFEDNPDMKESAEAGIPQKRLGQPEDVAELVTFLLTKADYINGETVRIDGGFTNTK; encoded by the coding sequence ATGAGCAAAACAGCAATCATTACAGGCGGCGCTAGCGGACTTGGTCAAACTACTGCTTTTTATTTAGCAGAGGAAGGTGTCAATGTCTCTGTAGTCGACATTAGTGAAGATAGTGGTAATGAAACCGTCGAAAAACTAAAAGAAAAAGGCGTCGATGCCATTTTCATTAAAGCGGACGTCTCAAAAGTAGAAGACGTTAAAAACTATGTAGACAAAACACTAGAGCATTTTGGCTCAATCGATTACTTCTTCAACAACGCCGGCATTTCCGGTAGCGGCAAAAAATTCCTTGAAACAGATATTCAAGAAATCGATCAAATTGTCGGCATTAACTTGCTTGGCGCTTTATACGGTTTACGTTATGTCGGAGAAGCCATGTTGAAAAATGGCGGAGGCTCCATTGTAAATACAGCTTCAAGCGCAGGCGTCATTGGACAAGCTTCTGTTGTGACGTATGGTGCAACGAAACATGGAATCGTCGGAATGACGAAAAGTCTTGTTGCGGAGTATGCTAAAGACGGTCTTCGCGTAAATGCCATTGCACCTGGTCCGATTCAAACGCCAATGGTGAAAAAGTTCTTTGAAGACAATCCAGATATGAAAGAAAGTGCTGAGGCTGGAATTCCACAAAAACGCTTGGGACAACCAGAAGATGTCGCAGAGCTTGTGACGTTCTTACTGACAAAAGCAGATTACATCAACGGTGAAACAGTTCGCATCGATGGCGGATTCACAAATACAAAATAA
- a CDS encoding dicarboxylate/amino acid:cation symporter, whose protein sequence is MKWWFNLPLYTQIAIGGLIGIVVGFILGENAKYLEPVGSLFINLLKMLIIPLVVTSVLAGVLKMKDAKSVGRIGGGFLLYLITTSFIATSFGVGIALIVQPGKGLESLLDHGETVEAAEFSFVEHFLTWIPTNIFQSLANMEMLPIILFTVFIGVVMLTLGEKNTLTVTNFVNESANIMLKMTNFIILLAPYGILALLANLVGTFGSDMLAAVVKFVVADYIALVLVLLIAYPIILKVTTGLNPVRFYRNIYPSMLFAFTTSTSTATIPVSLQVTKNNLGISQKTSGFTIPFGATANMDGFAVAIGVISVFAANLYNIPITFSMILQFVLLGLVLSIGAAGVRGAGIVMSIVLLEALGMPLLIIPILAAIWPVIDMGHTTLNIAGDLTGTTVIAKKNNDLNEAIFNSSNNPKVDTSSEEAF, encoded by the coding sequence ATGAAATGGTGGTTTAATTTGCCGTTATACACGCAAATCGCAATTGGGGGGTTAATTGGTATTGTAGTCGGTTTTATACTCGGGGAAAACGCAAAATATCTCGAACCAGTTGGAAGCTTATTTATTAACCTACTTAAAATGTTAATCATTCCTTTAGTTGTTACGTCCGTTCTTGCAGGTGTTTTAAAGATGAAAGATGCAAAGTCAGTAGGAAGAATTGGGGGAGGATTCCTACTGTATTTAATCACTACTAGTTTCATAGCCACATCTTTTGGTGTCGGTATTGCACTAATCGTTCAGCCTGGTAAAGGACTAGAGTCACTATTAGATCATGGAGAAACTGTGGAAGCTGCAGAATTTAGCTTTGTAGAACATTTTCTGACATGGATACCGACGAACATCTTTCAATCACTTGCGAATATGGAAATGTTACCAATTATCCTTTTCACAGTCTTTATCGGTGTAGTAATGCTTACATTAGGAGAAAAAAATACACTCACAGTCACTAATTTTGTAAACGAAAGTGCTAATATCATGCTCAAAATGACTAACTTTATAATATTGCTTGCTCCTTATGGCATCCTGGCGCTATTAGCTAATCTCGTTGGGACGTTTGGATCTGACATGCTAGCGGCTGTCGTCAAATTTGTTGTCGCTGATTATATTGCACTCGTCCTGGTCCTACTTATTGCTTATCCAATTATTTTAAAAGTAACTACTGGATTAAATCCAGTAAGATTTTACCGAAATATTTATCCATCAATGCTTTTCGCATTTACCACTTCCACTAGTACTGCAACTATTCCTGTTTCATTACAGGTAACTAAAAATAATTTAGGTATCAGTCAAAAGACATCCGGTTTTACTATTCCTTTTGGAGCAACTGCAAATATGGATGGTTTTGCGGTTGCTATTGGTGTCATATCCGTTTTTGCTGCAAACCTTTATAACATTCCGATTACCTTTAGTATGATTCTTCAATTTGTATTACTAGGTTTGGTTTTATCCATCGGTGCAGCTGGAGTTCGCGGCGCTGGAATCGTGATGTCTATTGTCTTGCTCGAGGCGCTAGGTATGCCTTTACTAATCATTCCGATTTTAGCAGCAATTTGGCCGGTCATTGATATGGGGCATACCACACTTAATATTGCTGGTGACTTAACTGGTACAACAGTTATTGCTAAGAAAAATAATGATTTAAATGAAGCAATTTTCAACTCTTCAAATAATCCTAAGGTAGATACATCGAGTGAGGAAGCATTTTAA
- a CDS encoding SRPBCC domain-containing protein: MFIIIQPFNYRIDSASRVIKASSKDIYQSFINPDTFALWLPPQGMSAKIETFNVCEGGVYKMSLTYKVAGSEKGKTSHDTDVFQGTFLKVVEDTKIVMSVVFDSEDPAFSSEMIQTWYLETVSEGTRVTLICENVPKGIRKEDHDIGLNSTLENLARFVER, translated from the coding sequence TTGTTTATAATTATCCAGCCATTCAACTACCGAATCGATTCTGCCTCACGCGTGATCAAGGCTTCTTCCAAAGATATTTACCAATCATTCATCAATCCTGATACATTTGCTTTGTGGCTTCCCCCTCAAGGTATGTCCGCAAAAATTGAAACATTTAATGTTTGTGAAGGCGGAGTATACAAAATGAGTCTTACATACAAAGTCGCTGGCTCAGAAAAAGGGAAAACTTCACATGATACAGATGTTTTCCAAGGTACCTTTCTAAAAGTAGTGGAAGACACAAAAATAGTGATGTCAGTCGTATTTGACTCCGAAGATCCTGCGTTTTCAAGTGAAATGATTCAAACGTGGTATTTAGAAACTGTTTCAGAAGGAACGCGTGTTACGCTTATTTGCGAAAACGTTCCTAAAGGCATACGTAAAGAGGATCATGATATAGGATTAAATTCTACGCTTGAAAACCTTGCTCGGTTTGTTGAACGGTGA
- a CDS encoding aminotransferase class V-fold PLP-dependent enzyme, with amino-acid sequence MSERYTDFFPEDLQTQLNNSFYFLKQDVYGIDRIFFENAGGSLRLKAAVEAQAKYSAIPDCPERNHNVALDIRNVIAKGTEDISLFLNAKDGAIASALTASKLMFEIISAVASNPNGNIVTTAIEHPSSYDACQFASEQFQHELRVAKADSASGSIPLSNIVDLVDEQTVLVSVILTSNITGAMHDIKTYAKAIKEKNPNTYIIVDGVQGAPHGVIDASDWKIDALTIAPYKMFGNRGIGYAYLSERIASLPHHRLQATNPDNWNVGSPTPAHFASFTAIIDYICHIGSYYNHSSDRRTLIVEGMNRIHHQEQAILHELINGTSDTPGIKDLEGVTIHFEKANGINQDLILALTFENLSCSEVVKEYGKHNILVYARESASHYSKRILDAVGLDAIVRVSPIHCHSKEDIKAFLKVTHQISSHLNINV; translated from the coding sequence ATGTCAGAACGCTATACAGATTTTTTTCCGGAAGACTTACAAACTCAGTTAAATAATAGTTTCTATTTTTTGAAACAGGATGTGTACGGAATTGACCGGATTTTCTTTGAAAATGCGGGGGGTTCACTACGCTTAAAAGCAGCTGTCGAAGCTCAAGCTAAATATTCTGCTATTCCTGATTGTCCAGAACGCAATCATAACGTAGCACTGGATATCCGCAACGTTATTGCTAAAGGAACCGAAGATATTAGTTTGTTCTTAAACGCAAAAGACGGCGCAATTGCTTCAGCGTTAACGGCATCAAAGTTAATGTTTGAAATCATTTCAGCAGTCGCATCGAATCCGAACGGAAATATTGTTACTACCGCAATCGAGCATCCTTCTTCCTATGACGCATGCCAATTTGCATCGGAACAATTCCAACATGAATTGCGAGTAGCCAAAGCGGATTCGGCCTCTGGGAGTATTCCGCTTTCAAACATCGTCGATTTAGTAGATGAACAAACTGTTCTTGTATCCGTAATCTTAACTTCCAATATTACTGGTGCTATGCACGATATCAAGACATATGCCAAAGCAATAAAAGAGAAAAACCCTAACACTTATATTATTGTAGATGGCGTTCAAGGAGCACCCCACGGTGTTATTGATGCCAGTGATTGGAAAATTGATGCCTTAACAATTGCTCCGTATAAAATGTTTGGTAATCGTGGAATTGGTTACGCTTATCTTTCAGAGCGTATCGCTTCTCTGCCTCACCATCGTTTGCAAGCTACAAATCCTGATAACTGGAATGTCGGCAGCCCCACTCCCGCACATTTTGCTAGTTTCACGGCAATCATAGACTATATCTGTCATATTGGTAGCTACTATAACCATTCATCAGATAGAAGAACTTTAATCGTTGAGGGCATGAATCGCATTCACCACCAAGAGCAAGCCATCCTTCACGAACTTATCAACGGTACTTCGGATACACCGGGGATCAAAGATTTAGAAGGTGTAACCATCCATTTCGAAAAAGCTAACGGTATTAATCAAGATTTGATTTTAGCACTCACTTTCGAAAATTTGAGTTGTTCCGAAGTTGTAAAAGAATACGGTAAACATAACATTCTTGTTTATGCTAGAGAATCCGCAAGTCATTATTCTAAAAGGATTTTGGATGCTGTCGGACTCGATGCAATTGTTCGAGTTTCCCCCATCCATTGTCATTCAAAAGAAGATATAAAAGCATTTTTGAAAGTCACGCACCAAATTTCTTCTCACTTAAATATTAACGTATAA
- a CDS encoding Pr6Pr family membrane protein produces MEKVARGLRLVLSIMGLIAIITQMTHGLRYNGLVLSNFFSFFTIQSNILIVGVLLIGAMLSTKQFHSPQFQLFRGAVTTYIMTTGIVYFLFLRGMEAELQTTIPWVNFILHTLLPLYALFDWLAFPSRNLISFRRMWLWILYPLAYLVYTLLRGPLVDWYPYPFLDPRISGYGQVLISSIFITVLILLCSLTVVGSRKLRAASTASVEVE; encoded by the coding sequence ATGGAAAAAGTAGCTCGAGGACTTCGTTTAGTACTTAGCATCATGGGCTTGATCGCTATTATTACTCAAATGACACATGGGTTACGCTATAACGGTCTAGTTCTCAGTAATTTTTTTAGCTTCTTTACAATACAAAGCAATATTTTAATTGTAGGTGTATTACTAATCGGGGCTATGCTCTCTACTAAACAATTCCACTCTCCACAATTCCAATTATTCCGAGGAGCCGTGACAACTTACATCATGACAACAGGAATTGTTTATTTTCTATTCTTACGCGGCATGGAAGCAGAGCTCCAAACGACTATTCCTTGGGTAAATTTCATTTTGCATACATTGTTACCCTTGTATGCATTATTTGATTGGCTAGCTTTTCCTTCACGAAACCTTATTTCTTTTCGACGCATGTGGTTATGGATTCTCTATCCACTCGCTTATTTAGTTTACACATTACTCCGCGGTCCGCTGGTGGATTGGTATCCTTACCCGTTTTTAGATCCACGAATTAGTGGGTATGGCCAAGTACTTATCAGCTCAATTTTTATAACGGTACTTATTCTGCTTTGTTCGTTAACTGTTGTAGGAAGTCGAAAATTGCGTGCAGCGTCCACCGCATCTGTTGAAGTCGAATAA
- the nadX gene encoding aspartate dehydrogenase yields the protein MNIGIIGTGNIATYLLEQVNVNRLVDGQVIAFFGRNKEVGPRLSKQYDVSFYTDFQEFLNTPLDIVVEASTIEAASLYVEGVVAHKKDLVVSSIGVFKDIDFLDKVKKLAASSGTIVFLPSGAIGGLDVLQSAKAAGGLKQVQITTRKSPASLGIESDEEKVVFEGTAYQAVEKLPKNINVALVLAIAGIGAKKTKVRVIVDPSVTQNSHTIEAEGDFGRMELKVENNPMPSNPKTSLLAALSILSVLQNKESALRIGN from the coding sequence ATGAACATTGGAATCATTGGAACGGGCAACATCGCAACGTATTTATTGGAACAAGTAAACGTTAATCGCTTGGTCGATGGTCAAGTGATTGCTTTTTTCGGGCGTAACAAGGAAGTGGGACCGCGTCTAAGTAAGCAGTATGACGTTAGTTTTTATACCGATTTCCAAGAGTTTTTAAACACGCCACTCGATATCGTTGTAGAAGCATCAACGATCGAAGCGGCAAGTCTTTATGTGGAAGGTGTGGTCGCTCACAAAAAAGACCTCGTAGTGAGCAGCATCGGGGTATTTAAAGACATCGATTTTCTAGATAAAGTCAAAAAGTTGGCAGCGTCTTCCGGTACGATCGTCTTTCTCCCTTCAGGTGCAATTGGCGGATTGGACGTTTTGCAATCGGCTAAAGCGGCTGGCGGTTTAAAGCAAGTTCAAATCACGACACGGAAATCTCCCGCATCGCTCGGCATAGAATCAGACGAAGAGAAAGTGGTATTCGAAGGAACTGCATATCAAGCAGTTGAAAAGCTTCCGAAGAACATCAATGTAGCGTTAGTGCTTGCCATTGCGGGAATCGGTGCTAAAAAAACGAAGGTGCGTGTGATCGTTGATCCGTCTGTTACACAAAACTCTCACACTATTGAAGCAGAAGGGGATTTTGGGCGGATGGAGTTAAAAGTTGAAAACAACCCGATGCCAAGTAACCCAAAGACCAGTCTTCTTGCAGCATTGAGTATTTTGAGCGTGTTGCAAAATAAAGAAAGTGCGCTTCGAATTGGCAACTAA
- a CDS encoding AAA domain-containing protein — translation MKTDQVKSIGLKFLQFQRTGDYMSKQHSATYKTSVRLTKTAMEKMGVFGISERSFFVADKAFKVFIERYPSNADGELSVALILDKSENVRLTGKEAEASFVLHGVFTNHHLLITNVTQRKAYQALGTNWQREEYMLFDRSREAASIPLINMINRMTPAKESSDYVKKRIGSWEGYLKIQERGMDIPDIKTAYSSLSFSHDFSRITLKGCQLKETEWKSLKNLTVRLTGVSGDVGTVIKAANRTVEIELQHYMVKQLRENGLSLDKKEVVFSNFAALSQIRRLRQGFANLEKGLAVNANLDRLLFEEKPPVKPLRSLEKLTFHNRLNEFQQKAVSGAIAAEDLYVIQGPPGTGKTTVISEICLQNAKKGLRTLVASQSNLAVDNALGRLLANKDIRILRVGRTESIEEEGKKFIEENVGQYWKDHTLAEVSAQYEMRAKREPELKKELTHNEQATEKLEPVYESLVVAVEEKKRAVEKQQTIQQQLEQERVKQSALEREQDKARQERQAIDKEIETLENELQQDAVFIEETKGTEWLVQEQKIQGAIQQLQRALGRERLEQDLEVKRHELEAITEKRDQMADIMEQKKIAIANMDSIKKIDGLLDVIKEERVEETASITYLINRLEANRENMADWTKLNEYNERVSPAISYIEKLLTSVDISVANLKEQALLKAEAYSSAEIDEYLEKLRAILKGEQRSNPIVLQKGLIGLYRRQNDLWRRGAKFKAVDVYVAESKRAFSDLKKTLCAELVKQQEQYRVWDAKWLEKQEKQQQDMAPLELRYRQLPNVADLPADINGAIRESKAQLEKLQKDKTLFDQTKQRINDQQVKLEQKHSVLESISSRLAKVEAEIEKVEEAIANCEQQLAALAEVLTSNPEQCLEETTKQLASLSFTKESLKQEMKNLPLMQSVQKKWLDLLATANEHDLDEIRKLYIKHANVIGTTCVASARKDFIDNYPEFDVVIIDEVSKATPPELLLPMLKGQKVILVGDHHQLPPLLGNDTLEETLQEMIAEDNGFEEKKELEKLLEESLFERLYKNLPAANKTMLAIQYRMHEDIMETISPFYRLENDQLQCGIVDSDSERDHLLESSIVKRNNHLMWLDLPNEPAYFEERMSGGKSLYNAAELQEIRTLLVELNDATAEAKRAGRMASDELKSIGVISFYGEQVKRLQRMFDQELHLPHLAVRTGTVDRFQGSERDIIILSMVRNNQNKHGDIGFAKDYRRLNVALSRAKELLVLVGSSEMFTKQAKQAETRKMYKHVVEVVKKKSGLKALENSKG, via the coding sequence ATGAAAACAGATCAGGTGAAAAGCATCGGTTTGAAATTTCTTCAGTTCCAAAGAACAGGTGATTACATGAGTAAACAACATTCAGCAACATATAAAACATCGGTACGACTAACCAAGACGGCAATGGAAAAAATGGGCGTGTTCGGCATCAGCGAACGCTCATTTTTTGTTGCGGACAAAGCGTTTAAAGTGTTTATCGAACGCTATCCGTCTAATGCGGATGGCGAGCTTTCGGTTGCGCTGATTTTGGACAAGTCGGAAAATGTGCGGTTAACGGGAAAAGAAGCGGAAGCATCGTTTGTTTTGCATGGCGTTTTTACGAATCATCATTTGTTGATTACAAATGTAACGCAGCGAAAAGCTTATCAAGCGCTCGGCACAAACTGGCAGCGCGAAGAATATATGCTGTTTGACCGATCGCGAGAGGCGGCATCGATACCACTGATTAATATGATTAACCGGATGACGCCTGCTAAAGAAAGTTCCGATTACGTGAAAAAGCGGATTGGCAGTTGGGAAGGCTATTTGAAAATTCAGGAACGCGGCATGGATATTCCAGACATCAAAACCGCTTATTCGAGTTTGTCGTTTAGTCACGACTTTAGCCGTATCACATTAAAAGGTTGTCAGTTAAAAGAAACCGAATGGAAATCGTTAAAAAACTTAACGGTGCGATTGACTGGTGTATCTGGAGACGTCGGCACTGTTATTAAAGCAGCAAACCGAACGGTAGAAATAGAACTCCAACACTATATGGTCAAGCAGCTTCGTGAAAACGGCTTGTCACTCGATAAAAAAGAAGTCGTCTTTAGTAATTTTGCGGCTTTAAGCCAAATAAGACGACTGCGCCAAGGTTTTGCCAACTTGGAAAAAGGACTAGCGGTAAACGCCAATCTAGATCGTCTCTTATTTGAAGAAAAACCGCCTGTTAAGCCGCTTCGGTCTTTAGAGAAACTGACTTTTCATAATCGATTAAATGAATTTCAACAAAAAGCGGTGTCAGGTGCGATAGCAGCAGAGGATTTATATGTGATACAAGGACCACCAGGTACAGGGAAAACCACAGTTATTTCGGAAATTTGTCTGCAAAACGCCAAAAAAGGATTGCGCACACTGGTCGCTTCCCAGTCGAATTTAGCGGTTGATAATGCACTTGGACGTTTGCTTGCCAATAAAGACATTCGGATTTTGCGCGTAGGTCGTACGGAAAGCATCGAAGAAGAAGGTAAGAAGTTTATCGAAGAAAACGTTGGCCAATATTGGAAAGACCATACGTTAGCAGAAGTATCGGCGCAATATGAAATGCGTGCAAAACGCGAACCCGAATTGAAAAAAGAACTCACACATAACGAACAAGCTACAGAAAAACTGGAGCCTGTATACGAAAGTTTGGTAGTTGCAGTAGAAGAGAAAAAACGAGCTGTTGAAAAGCAGCAAACGATACAGCAACAACTCGAACAAGAACGAGTAAAACAATCTGCATTAGAGCGTGAACAAGATAAAGCACGACAAGAGAGACAAGCGATAGACAAAGAAATCGAAACGCTTGAAAACGAACTTCAACAAGATGCTGTCTTTATTGAAGAAACAAAAGGCACCGAGTGGCTCGTGCAAGAACAGAAAATCCAAGGTGCGATTCAACAACTTCAGCGTGCACTTGGACGAGAACGTTTAGAGCAAGATTTAGAAGTAAAAAGGCATGAACTTGAAGCCATCACAGAAAAACGTGATCAAATGGCGGATATTATGGAACAGAAAAAAATAGCGATTGCCAATATGGACAGCATCAAAAAAATCGATGGCTTGTTGGACGTGATAAAAGAAGAACGCGTTGAAGAAACGGCATCAATTACGTATTTGATCAACCGACTAGAAGCCAATCGTGAAAACATGGCAGACTGGACCAAACTCAACGAATACAACGAGCGTGTTTCTCCGGCAATTTCGTATATTGAAAAACTGCTGACTTCGGTTGATATTTCAGTTGCCAACCTAAAAGAACAAGCCTTGTTAAAAGCAGAAGCGTATAGCTCTGCAGAAATTGACGAGTATTTAGAAAAGTTGAGAGCGATATTAAAAGGGGAACAGCGCAGCAATCCAATCGTTTTGCAAAAAGGGCTAATTGGCTTATATAGAAGGCAAAATGATTTATGGAGAAGAGGCGCGAAGTTTAAAGCGGTTGATGTGTATGTGGCTGAGTCAAAGCGCGCTTTTAGCGACTTAAAGAAAACTTTATGCGCTGAACTTGTTAAACAGCAAGAACAGTACCGCGTATGGGATGCTAAATGGTTGGAAAAACAAGAAAAGCAACAACAAGACATGGCGCCACTCGAACTGCGCTACCGGCAATTGCCAAATGTGGCTGACCTCCCCGCTGACATTAACGGCGCGATTCGCGAGTCTAAAGCGCAACTTGAAAAGCTTCAAAAAGACAAAACTTTGTTTGATCAAACCAAGCAGCGTATAAACGATCAGCAAGTTAAACTCGAACAAAAACATTCGGTCTTAGAATCCATTAGCAGCCGTTTAGCGAAAGTAGAAGCTGAGATCGAAAAAGTTGAAGAGGCAATAGCCAATTGTGAACAGCAACTCGCGGCTTTAGCAGAGGTTTTGACTTCAAACCCTGAGCAGTGCTTAGAAGAAACAACAAAACAACTGGCTAGTTTGTCATTTACGAAAGAATCGCTAAAACAAGAAATGAAAAATCTGCCTTTAATGCAGTCTGTACAAAAAAAATGGTTGGATTTATTGGCGACTGCGAACGAGCACGATTTGGATGAAATCCGCAAATTGTATATTAAACACGCCAATGTTATTGGAACAACATGTGTGGCGTCAGCCCGTAAAGATTTTATCGACAACTACCCAGAGTTTGATGTGGTCATTATCGACGAAGTGTCAAAAGCTACACCACCCGAATTATTGCTGCCCATGTTAAAAGGGCAGAAAGTCATTCTGGTAGGTGATCATCATCAGCTGCCACCACTTCTCGGCAATGACACGTTAGAAGAAACACTTCAAGAAATGATTGCCGAAGATAATGGGTTTGAAGAAAAGAAAGAACTTGAAAAGCTATTAGAAGAGTCGCTATTTGAACGGTTGTATAAAAACTTGCCAGCTGCCAATAAAACCATGTTAGCTATTCAATACCGCATGCATGAAGACATTATGGAAACCATTTCACCGTTTTACCGGTTGGAAAACGATCAATTGCAATGTGGCATTGTGGACTCGGATAGCGAGCGCGATCATTTACTAGAATCATCGATTGTAAAACGAAATAATCACTTAATGTGGCTTGATTTGCCAAATGAACCTGCTTATTTTGAAGAACGCATGAGCGGCGGGAAAAGCTTATACAACGCTGCTGAACTTCAAGAAATTCGTACTTTATTGGTCGAGTTAAATGATGCGACAGCTGAAGCAAAACGAGCAGGACGAATGGCTTCCGATGAATTAAAAAGCATTGGTGTGATTAGCTTTTACGGCGAACAAGTCAAACGTCTTCAACGCATGTTCGACCAAGAATTGCACTTGCCACATTTGGCGGTTCGAACAGGAACGGTTGACCGTTTCCAAGGAAGCGAACGCGATATTATCATACTAAGCATGGTACGCAACAACCAAAACAAACATGGCGATATCGGATTTGCAAAAGACTACCGACGCTTAAACGTTGCCTTATCGCGTGCAAAAGAGTTGTTAGTGCTTGTCGGCAGTTCAGAAATGTTCACCAAACAAGCGAAACAGGCAGAAACACGCAAGATGTACAAGCATGTAGTAGAAGTTGTGAAAAAGAAAAGCGGCTTGAAAGCATTAGAAAACAGTAAGGGGTGA
- a CDS encoding DUF7000 family protein, with amino-acid sequence MRSLNDWIYDYGEQVKTGEIREAYQGIMNFMAQLRIYFKNKYPSHHISSSLYPGQMDITFFAVAPKLLHDNGLKIMIMYIHEKTRFEVWLVGRNQAIQNEFRQLLKENDTNNYTLSSTADGIRSIIEICVDEHPDFEYQEELIKRIDERVALLVEDIEKLLR; translated from the coding sequence ATGAGATCATTAAACGATTGGATTTATGATTATGGTGAACAAGTTAAAACAGGTGAAATACGAGAAGCCTATCAAGGAATTATGAACTTCATGGCACAGTTGCGAATTTATTTTAAAAATAAGTACCCGTCACACCATATATCAAGTAGCCTCTATCCAGGACAGATGGATATAACCTTTTTTGCGGTAGCGCCTAAACTATTACATGACAATGGCTTGAAAATTATGATTATGTACATTCATGAAAAGACCCGTTTTGAAGTTTGGCTTGTTGGTCGGAACCAAGCTATTCAAAATGAATTCCGGCAGTTACTTAAAGAAAATGATACAAATAACTACACTCTTTCTTCTACCGCAGATGGGATTCGTTCAATTATAGAAATTTGCGTAGATGAACACCCCGATTTTGAATATCAAGAAGAATTGATAAAAAGAATAGATGAGCGGGTAGCGCTTTTGGTCGAAGACATTGAAAAACTTCTGCGTTAG
- a CDS encoding glycerate kinase, translated as MKIIVAPDSFKGSLTAIKAAEAMAEGIRELDHQTDLILLPAADGGEGTMSAMVRATSGKLVEHQVEDPLGRNVSACYGVLGDAQTCVIEIAEASGLTLLKEEEQNPLIASSFGTGQLIGYALDAGFRKFIIGLGGSATNDGGAGILEALGMKFLDRDGQRLARGGGSLGELFKIDASNFDRRLAESTFLIASDVENPFIGEQGASAIFGPQKGATPELVEQLDNNLRNFADKVEQLIGMALHHKQGAGAAGGAGGALQAFFKGDMQRGVDVVLEEMDFESYIETADLVITGEGKSDSQTLSGKTPFGIAQVAKRAGKPVILISGVVESESRNLLQSYFTEVYSIVGAEVSAEQAMSDAYSQLKIKTQTAVNTFMENN; from the coding sequence TTGAAAATCATAGTTGCGCCCGATTCGTTTAAAGGCAGTTTAACAGCCATAAAAGCAGCTGAAGCGATGGCTGAAGGTATACGAGAGCTTGACCACCAAACTGATCTCATTTTATTGCCCGCTGCAGATGGGGGGGAAGGCACAATGAGTGCCATGGTCAGAGCGACTAGCGGGAAATTAGTGGAACATCAAGTAGAAGACCCACTGGGACGTAACGTGTCTGCTTGTTACGGTGTTTTAGGTGATGCTCAAACGTGTGTAATTGAAATCGCTGAAGCTTCAGGGCTAACACTTTTAAAAGAAGAAGAACAAAATCCGTTAATCGCATCTTCCTTTGGTACCGGCCAATTGATTGGCTACGCATTAGATGCAGGGTTTCGGAAGTTTATAATAGGACTTGGAGGAAGTGCTACAAATGATGGAGGAGCTGGGATATTAGAAGCTCTTGGTATGAAATTTTTAGATCGTGATGGACAGCGTTTAGCAAGAGGTGGCGGTTCATTAGGAGAGCTTTTCAAAATAGACGCCTCCAACTTTGATCGACGCCTTGCAGAAAGCACCTTTTTAATCGCGAGTGATGTAGAAAATCCTTTCATTGGGGAACAAGGAGCTTCAGCCATATTTGGTCCCCAAAAAGGTGCGACTCCTGAGTTGGTCGAGCAGCTAGATAATAATTTGCGAAACTTCGCCGATAAAGTCGAGCAACTAATAGGTATGGCTCTTCATCACAAACAAGGGGCTGGTGCAGCAGGTGGAGCAGGAGGTGCATTGCAGGCCTTTTTCAAAGGGGACATGCAGCGTGGTGTTGATGTAGTTTTGGAAGAAATGGACTTTGAATCGTATATTGAAACAGCAGACTTAGTCATAACTGGAGAAGGAAAAAGTGACAGTCAGACCTTATCTGGGAAAACGCCTTTTGGCATTGCGCAAGTTGCTAAGCGAGCAGGCAAACCGGTTATACTGATTTCTGGAGTGGTTGAGTCAGAAAGTCGGAATTTGTTACAGTCTTATTTTACAGAGGTTTATTCGATTGTTGGTGCTGAGGTGTCAGCTGAACAAGCGATGTCAGATGCGTATAGCCAATTGAAAATAAAAACACAAACTGCTGTTAACACATTTATGGAGAACAATTAG